In the genome of Perca fluviatilis chromosome 4, GENO_Pfluv_1.0, whole genome shotgun sequence, one region contains:
- the LOC120557597 gene encoding glutamine-rich protein 1-like isoform X1, translating to MSEQGSGVVSFDEYVRQKARTVPQHRMKEFLESLSKGPEVLQEFSQQEGAATTTAMVYQQQGTNCVYADSTEVAGSLLELACPVQVTSAEISPHLSVHQESEQQLQVQVQIQEQQGQSVGQVLQVASPSQQDLQGISTAHFVQQGELTEEQQQQIQAQLVAAVARGQQIQLSSGQQIQLQGTQHIQLPGGQQIQLQAGQHIQLQDGQHFQLQDGQHFQLQDGHFQLQDGQQIQLQDGQQIQLQDGQQIQLQDGQQFQLQDGQQIQLQDGQQIQLHGGQQFRLQGGQQIQLQDGQQIQLPGGQQIQLQGGQKIQLPGGQQIQLQRGQQIQIQTIEAMSPSQQQDSPREAERRSTTVPTVLQPAKKRKMDVPLSVSYAVTQGQQVATVLTIPQGQQQSYVSLRPDLLTVDSAQLYSTTGTITGPTGETWTIPVYSTPQQQGVTHIAIPQDTYSTMQVATTNGKDKMSPSSSSRSADVQSAATGTQEEIVQTLFPAQFMNGNIHIPVAVQTVGGTYNAAQSVHIWDPNKQQSQGEEGQEQQLHLQGHIETESHAEPPTEIMVPVCLKPEEGLEVWRLWVKRKNAELNKQEKNKLAPIGRRQPLRFQEDLVSSAVAELNLGLSLMTQEARGSDEEQFTSDVLYYVFLCIQKYLSENGRVDDIFSDPYYTRFCGCLHKILDGWKPSVHPLGYVIPSHVTEEMLWECKQLGAHSPATLLTTLMYFNTKHFHLTTPEQHMKVAFSKVLRHTRKNPANVKDKATSIRLLKGQGPQSAGQNGAQYKTDDMYEEQAEDPENPLRCPIKLYDFYLFKCPQSVKGRNDAYYMTPEPVVAPNSPMWYSSQPLTSQQVEHVLARIIVVREIQEIIGVGPD from the exons ATGAGTGAGCAGGGGAGTGGGGTCGTTTCCTTTGATGAGTATGTGCGGCAGAAGGCCCGCACTGTGCCTCAGCACAGGATGAAGGAGTTCCTGGAGTCTCTTTCCAAGGGCCCAGAGGTGCTGCAGGAGTTCAGCCAGCAGGAAGGTGCGGCCACCACCACAGCCATGGTGTACCAGCAGCAGGGTACCAACTGTGTCTACGCAGACAGTACAGAGGTGGCTGGCTCTCTGTTAGAGCTGGCTTGTCCG GTACAGGTGACCTCAGCAGAGATTTCGCCTCATCTGTCTGTGCATCAAGAGTCTGAACAGCAGCTTCAGGTGCAG GTTCAGATTCAGGAACAGCAGGGCCAATCAGTTGGCCAGGTTCTTCAGGTGGCCTCCCCCTCACAGCAGGACCTGCAGGGAATCTCAACAGCCCATTTTGTCCAGCAGGGAGAGCTcacagaggagcagcagcagcag ATTCAGGCACAGCTGGTTGCTGCTGTAGCTCGAGGACAACAAATCCAGTTGTCAAGTGGACAACAAATCCAGTTACAAGGAACGCAGCATATTCAGCTGCCAGGTGGCCAGCAAATTCAACTTCAGGCTGGCCAACATATTCAGCTACAGGATGGCCAACATTTTCAGTTACAGGATGGCCAACATTTTCAGCTACAGGATGGCCATTTTCAGCTACAGGATGGCCAGCAAATTCAGCTACAGGATGGCCAGCAAATTCAGCTACAGGATGGCCAGCAAATTCAGCTACAGGATGGCCAGCAATTTCAGCTACAGGATGGCCAGCAAATTCAGCTACAGGATGGCCAGCAAATTCAGCTACATGGTGGCCAGCAATTTCGGCTACAGGGAGGCCAGCAAATTCAGCTACAGGATGGCCAGCAAATTCAGCTACCAGGTGGCCAGCAAATTCAACTACAAGGTGGCCAAAAAATTCAGCTACCAGGTGGCCAACAAATTCAGCTACAGAGGGGCCAACAGATCCAGATTCAGACCATAGAGGCCATGTCTCCTTCGCAGCAACAGGACTCACCCAGGGAGGCAGAGAGGAGGTCCACAACTGTCCCAACTGTTCTCCAACCTGCAAAGAAGCGCAAGATGGATGTCCCTCTATCTGTGTCTTATGCTGTTACACAGGGGCAGCAGGTGGCCACAGTTCTAACCATCCCTCAAGGGCAGCAGCAGAGCTATGTGTCCCTACGACCAGATTTGCTCACTGTTGACAGCGCTCAACTGTACAGCACTACAGGAACAATCACAGGTCCCACAGGTGAGACCTGGACCATCCCTGTGTACTCCACTCCACAGCAGCAGGGGGTAACTCACATTGCCATACCACAGGACACATACAGCACAATGCAAGTTGCCACCACCAACGGTAAGGACAAAATGTCCCCCAGTTCCTCATCAAGGTCTGCAGATGTGCAGTCGGCTGCCACTGGGACGCAGGAAGAAATAGTACAGACCCTGTTCCCAGCACAGTTCATGAACGGGAACATTCACATCCCTGTGGCAGTGCAGACTGTAGGAGGGACTTACAACGCTGCACAGTCAGTACACATATGGGACCCAAATAAACAGCAGAGCCAAGGAGAAGAGGGACAAGAGCAGCAGCTCCATCTGCAG GGTCACATAGAGACGGAGTCTCATGCTGAACCGCCTACAGAGATCATGGTTCCTGTTTGCCTGAAGCCAGAGGAAGGCCTGGAGGTCTGGCGCCTTTGGGTGAAACGAAAAAACGCGGAGCTAAACAAGCAGGAAAAGAACAAGCTTGCACCCATAGGAC GTCGTCAGCCCCTGCGTTTTCAAGAAGACTTGGTGTCCAGCGCGGTAGCTGAGCTAAACTTGGGTCTTTCCCTGATGACGCAGGAGGCACGAGGATCAGACGAAGAGCAATTCACATCCGATGTTCTATATTATGTTTTCTTGTGCATACAAAAG tatctcTCCGAAAATGGACGTGTGGACGATATTTTCTCTGATCCGTATTACACACGTTTTTGTGGATGTTTACACAAAATCCTGGATGGTTGGAAACCCAGTGTCCATCCTTTAG GTTATGTCATCCCAAGTCACGTAACAGAGGAGATGCTGTGGGAGTGTAAACAACTTGGTGCACATTCACCAGCCACATTGCTTACAACTCTAATGTATTTCAACACTAA GCATTTCCACCTAACAACACCCGAACAGCACATGAAAGTAGCTTTCTCTAAGGTCCTAAGACACACGAGGAAGAACCCCGCTAATGTCAAGGACAAAGCGACCAGCATCCGCCTTCTCAAAGGGCAAGGTCCACAAAGTGCAGGACAGAATGGCGCTCAATACA AAACTGATGACATGTATGAAGAGCAGGCGGAGGATCCTGAGAATCCCCTTCGCTGCCCCATTAaactttatgacttttatctCTTCAAATG TCCTCAAAGTGTTAAGGGACGCAACGATGCATACTACATGACTCCAGAGCCTGTCGTTGCACCAAACAGTCCGATGTGGTACTCATCTCAGCCCCTCACGAGTCAGCAAGTTGAGCACGTGCTGGCCCGCATCATCGTGGTCCGAGAGATCCAGGAGATAATCGGCGTTGGTCCGGACTGA
- the LOC120557612 gene encoding mitochondrial RNA pseudouridine synthase rpusd4-like, translating to MNSYRRISCSDWKSGLNVVLSRVKPWTNCCRCPEAAPPLSRSQATAAEQAPGSDTGEKPRLRAVDLARQVQQEWRKPRAAEPPLSGQQKRVMELKRFSLQLQHVHPNVLAKHLHRAVLYQDKDVVVINKPYGVPVRDDCGATSISSVLHVLSKMMDGMKIKSDSQLLPCLRLEKEITGALLLARSEEVVKHILSLHRNNQVQRKYWVITVGVPVPSEGVIDIPIIEREVTGSRPHYKMALSPLFKMNDAGDGVTKVRAHRQAHPAVTKYRVLDSSSGCSLVELQPFTEVKHQMRVHMALALTCPILGDHKYSHWSKLAPQKLPDHVLGKLGLEQSKIRHVPLHVLARQLTLPGTNGADVNVSCPLPKYFTQTLNRLHLTLPDKKDK from the exons ATGAACAGCTATAGGAGAATATCCTGTAGTGACTGGAAATCCGGTTTGAACGTCGTCTTATCTCGGGTCAAACCGTGGACCAACTGCTGCCGGTGTCCGGAGGCAGCGCCGCCCCTCAGCCGGAGCCAGGCCACTGCCGCTGAACAGGCTCCAGGCTCCGACACGGGGGAGAAGCCCCGGCTGAGGGCGGTCGACCTGGCGCGGCAGGTCCAGCAGGAGTGGAGGAAGCCACGGGCGGCAGAGCCTCCGCTATCCGGCCAGCAGAAGAGGGTGATGGAGCTGAAACGGTTCAGTCTTCAGCTACAACATGTTCATCCTAACGTGCTGGCCAAACACCTGCACAGAGCCGTGCTGTACCAGGACAAAGATGTAGTTGTCATCAACAAACCTTATGGCGTTCCTGTCAGAG ATGACTGTGGGGCGACATCGATCTCCTCTGTACTTCATGTTCTCTCCAAAATGATGGATGGAATGAAGATCAAGTCTGATTCTCAGCTGCTCCCCTGTCTGAGGCTGGAGAAGGAAATAACAGGAGCCCTCCTGCTGGCCAGGAGTGAAGAAGTAGTCAAGCACATACTCAGCCTTCACAGAAATAACCAAGTGCAGAGAAAGTACTG GGTCATCACAGTTGGTGTACCTGTTCCATCCGAAGGAGTGATTGACATCCCCATCATAGAGAGAGAGGTCACAGGCTCTCGGCCACACTACAAG ATGGCTCTAAGTCCTCTTTTCAAAATGAATGATGCAGGTGATGGTGTGACCAAAGTCCGCGCCCATAGGCAAGCCCACCCTGCAGTGACCAAGTACAGAGTCTTGGACAGCAGCAGTGGTTGCAGCCTCGTGGAGCTCCAGCCTTTTACTG AAGTGAAGCACCAGATGAGGGTTCACATGGCACTTGCTCTGACATGCCCCATTCTTGGTGACCACAAATATTCCCACTGGAGCAAACTGGCACCCCAG AAATTACCCGACCACGTGCTGGGAAAGCTTGGATTGGAACAGAGCAAGATCCGGCATGTTCCTCTACATGTGCTCGCTCGACAGCTGACGCTGCCAGGTACCAATGGAGCCGACGTCAACGTGTCCTGTCCCCTGCCTAAATACTTCACACAAACGTTGAATCGACTGCATTTAACCCTTCCTGACAAGAAAGACAAATAA
- the LOC120557597 gene encoding glutamine-rich protein 1-like isoform X2 — MSEQGSGVVSFDEYVRQKARTVPQHRMKEFLESLSKGPEVLQEFSQQEGAATTTAMVYQQQGTNCVYADSTEVAGSLLELACPVQIQEQQGQSVGQVLQVASPSQQDLQGISTAHFVQQGELTEEQQQQIQAQLVAAVARGQQIQLSSGQQIQLQGTQHIQLPGGQQIQLQAGQHIQLQDGQHFQLQDGQHFQLQDGHFQLQDGQQIQLQDGQQIQLQDGQQIQLQDGQQFQLQDGQQIQLQDGQQIQLHGGQQFRLQGGQQIQLQDGQQIQLPGGQQIQLQGGQKIQLPGGQQIQLQRGQQIQIQTIEAMSPSQQQDSPREAERRSTTVPTVLQPAKKRKMDVPLSVSYAVTQGQQVATVLTIPQGQQQSYVSLRPDLLTVDSAQLYSTTGTITGPTGETWTIPVYSTPQQQGVTHIAIPQDTYSTMQVATTNGKDKMSPSSSSRSADVQSAATGTQEEIVQTLFPAQFMNGNIHIPVAVQTVGGTYNAAQSVHIWDPNKQQSQGEEGQEQQLHLQGHIETESHAEPPTEIMVPVCLKPEEGLEVWRLWVKRKNAELNKQEKNKLAPIGRRQPLRFQEDLVSSAVAELNLGLSLMTQEARGSDEEQFTSDVLYYVFLCIQKYLSENGRVDDIFSDPYYTRFCGCLHKILDGWKPSVHPLGYVIPSHVTEEMLWECKQLGAHSPATLLTTLMYFNTKHFHLTTPEQHMKVAFSKVLRHTRKNPANVKDKATSIRLLKGQGPQSAGQNGAQYKTDDMYEEQAEDPENPLRCPIKLYDFYLFKCPQSVKGRNDAYYMTPEPVVAPNSPMWYSSQPLTSQQVEHVLARIIVVREIQEIIGVGPD; from the exons ATGAGTGAGCAGGGGAGTGGGGTCGTTTCCTTTGATGAGTATGTGCGGCAGAAGGCCCGCACTGTGCCTCAGCACAGGATGAAGGAGTTCCTGGAGTCTCTTTCCAAGGGCCCAGAGGTGCTGCAGGAGTTCAGCCAGCAGGAAGGTGCGGCCACCACCACAGCCATGGTGTACCAGCAGCAGGGTACCAACTGTGTCTACGCAGACAGTACAGAGGTGGCTGGCTCTCTGTTAGAGCTGGCTTGTCCG GTTCAGATTCAGGAACAGCAGGGCCAATCAGTTGGCCAGGTTCTTCAGGTGGCCTCCCCCTCACAGCAGGACCTGCAGGGAATCTCAACAGCCCATTTTGTCCAGCAGGGAGAGCTcacagaggagcagcagcagcag ATTCAGGCACAGCTGGTTGCTGCTGTAGCTCGAGGACAACAAATCCAGTTGTCAAGTGGACAACAAATCCAGTTACAAGGAACGCAGCATATTCAGCTGCCAGGTGGCCAGCAAATTCAACTTCAGGCTGGCCAACATATTCAGCTACAGGATGGCCAACATTTTCAGTTACAGGATGGCCAACATTTTCAGCTACAGGATGGCCATTTTCAGCTACAGGATGGCCAGCAAATTCAGCTACAGGATGGCCAGCAAATTCAGCTACAGGATGGCCAGCAAATTCAGCTACAGGATGGCCAGCAATTTCAGCTACAGGATGGCCAGCAAATTCAGCTACAGGATGGCCAGCAAATTCAGCTACATGGTGGCCAGCAATTTCGGCTACAGGGAGGCCAGCAAATTCAGCTACAGGATGGCCAGCAAATTCAGCTACCAGGTGGCCAGCAAATTCAACTACAAGGTGGCCAAAAAATTCAGCTACCAGGTGGCCAACAAATTCAGCTACAGAGGGGCCAACAGATCCAGATTCAGACCATAGAGGCCATGTCTCCTTCGCAGCAACAGGACTCACCCAGGGAGGCAGAGAGGAGGTCCACAACTGTCCCAACTGTTCTCCAACCTGCAAAGAAGCGCAAGATGGATGTCCCTCTATCTGTGTCTTATGCTGTTACACAGGGGCAGCAGGTGGCCACAGTTCTAACCATCCCTCAAGGGCAGCAGCAGAGCTATGTGTCCCTACGACCAGATTTGCTCACTGTTGACAGCGCTCAACTGTACAGCACTACAGGAACAATCACAGGTCCCACAGGTGAGACCTGGACCATCCCTGTGTACTCCACTCCACAGCAGCAGGGGGTAACTCACATTGCCATACCACAGGACACATACAGCACAATGCAAGTTGCCACCACCAACGGTAAGGACAAAATGTCCCCCAGTTCCTCATCAAGGTCTGCAGATGTGCAGTCGGCTGCCACTGGGACGCAGGAAGAAATAGTACAGACCCTGTTCCCAGCACAGTTCATGAACGGGAACATTCACATCCCTGTGGCAGTGCAGACTGTAGGAGGGACTTACAACGCTGCACAGTCAGTACACATATGGGACCCAAATAAACAGCAGAGCCAAGGAGAAGAGGGACAAGAGCAGCAGCTCCATCTGCAG GGTCACATAGAGACGGAGTCTCATGCTGAACCGCCTACAGAGATCATGGTTCCTGTTTGCCTGAAGCCAGAGGAAGGCCTGGAGGTCTGGCGCCTTTGGGTGAAACGAAAAAACGCGGAGCTAAACAAGCAGGAAAAGAACAAGCTTGCACCCATAGGAC GTCGTCAGCCCCTGCGTTTTCAAGAAGACTTGGTGTCCAGCGCGGTAGCTGAGCTAAACTTGGGTCTTTCCCTGATGACGCAGGAGGCACGAGGATCAGACGAAGAGCAATTCACATCCGATGTTCTATATTATGTTTTCTTGTGCATACAAAAG tatctcTCCGAAAATGGACGTGTGGACGATATTTTCTCTGATCCGTATTACACACGTTTTTGTGGATGTTTACACAAAATCCTGGATGGTTGGAAACCCAGTGTCCATCCTTTAG GTTATGTCATCCCAAGTCACGTAACAGAGGAGATGCTGTGGGAGTGTAAACAACTTGGTGCACATTCACCAGCCACATTGCTTACAACTCTAATGTATTTCAACACTAA GCATTTCCACCTAACAACACCCGAACAGCACATGAAAGTAGCTTTCTCTAAGGTCCTAAGACACACGAGGAAGAACCCCGCTAATGTCAAGGACAAAGCGACCAGCATCCGCCTTCTCAAAGGGCAAGGTCCACAAAGTGCAGGACAGAATGGCGCTCAATACA AAACTGATGACATGTATGAAGAGCAGGCGGAGGATCCTGAGAATCCCCTTCGCTGCCCCATTAaactttatgacttttatctCTTCAAATG TCCTCAAAGTGTTAAGGGACGCAACGATGCATACTACATGACTCCAGAGCCTGTCGTTGCACCAAACAGTCCGATGTGGTACTCATCTCAGCCCCTCACGAGTCAGCAAGTTGAGCACGTGCTGGCCCGCATCATCGTGGTCCGAGAGATCCAGGAGATAATCGGCGTTGGTCCGGACTGA